A single window of Methylacidimicrobium sp. AP8 DNA harbors:
- the kdpC gene encoding K(+)-transporting ATPase subunit C, giving the protein MKGLFRRIRIALAVTGVLLVVLCGFYPLAVYWTGQLLFPFEANGSLVRAPDGTLLGSALLGQNFRGAQYFHPRPSAAGEAGYDATASGGRNLGPTSKKLVEAVAQSAAEYRKENLLSPDQRIPADAVTASASGLDPHISVANALLQLPRVARERKMGDDELRAILARYTSRPWLGLFGEPVVNVAMVNWALDGKLGDR; this is encoded by the coding sequence ATGAAAGGTCTTTTCCGGCGCATCCGGATCGCTCTTGCGGTCACCGGTGTGCTCTTGGTGGTTTTGTGCGGCTTCTACCCTCTGGCCGTCTATTGGACCGGCCAACTCCTCTTCCCCTTTGAGGCGAACGGGAGCTTGGTCCGCGCTCCCGACGGAACCCTGCTCGGCTCGGCCCTGTTGGGGCAGAACTTCCGAGGCGCCCAATATTTTCATCCCCGGCCCTCGGCTGCGGGGGAAGCGGGCTACGATGCCACGGCTTCCGGTGGACGGAACCTAGGGCCGACCTCGAAGAAGCTGGTGGAGGCGGTCGCGCAGAGCGCCGCCGAATACCGGAAGGAGAATCTTCTCTCGCCGGACCAGAGGATTCCCGCGGATGCGGTCACCGCTTCGGCCAGCGGTCTCGATCCCCACATCAGCGTCGCCAACGCGCTTCTCCAGCTCCCCCGGGTGGCCCGGGAACGGAAGATGGGGGACGACGAGCTGCGGGCGATCCTGGCCCGGTACACGAGCAGGCCATGGTTAGGTCTCTTCGGCGAGCCCGTCGTCAACGTGGCCATGGTCAACTGGGCGCTCGACGGAAAGCTCGGCGACCGGTAG